The proteins below are encoded in one region of Myxococcales bacterium:
- the hisH gene encoding imidazole glycerol phosphate synthase subunit HisH — protein MSVEVVDTRCANIASMISALGRQGAEARLCQDAETIRKAKQVVLPGVGTFGAAMSRLKELSLIEALKERILKGAPTLCVCVGFQVLFEQSEESSKVAGLGVFPGKIIHFPTSVRVPQFGWNRIHPQQNDGMLKEGYAYFANSYCATQAPEHWAYAKAHHGMDFIAAIEKGAVLGCQFHPELSSAFGLELLSRWLESSREQAC, from the coding sequence GTGAGTGTTGAAGTTGTTGATACTCGTTGTGCAAACATAGCTTCCATGATCAGCGCCTTGGGTCGACAAGGCGCCGAAGCGCGGCTGTGCCAAGATGCAGAAACAATCCGCAAGGCCAAGCAAGTGGTGCTGCCGGGCGTTGGAACCTTTGGGGCGGCGATGAGCAGGCTAAAAGAGCTCTCACTCATCGAAGCACTGAAGGAACGTATCTTGAAAGGTGCGCCCACCTTATGTGTGTGCGTTGGTTTTCAAGTTTTGTTTGAGCAAAGTGAAGAGTCTTCAAAGGTGGCGGGCTTGGGCGTTTTTCCTGGTAAGATCATTCATTTTCCAACTTCGGTGAGAGTTCCACAATTTGGTTGGAATCGCATTCACCCTCAGCAAAACGACGGCATGCTCAAGGAGGGCTATGCCTATTTTGCAAACTCCTATTGCGCTACTCAAGCGCCCGAGCACTGGGCCTATGCCAAAGCACACCATGGCATGGACTTTATAGCGGCCATTGAAAAGGGCGCGGTGCTTGGATGCCAATTTCATCCTGAGCTTTCGAGCGCCTTTGGTTTGGAGCTTCTTTCGCGCTGGTTAGAAAGCTCCCGGGAGCAAGCATGTTAA
- the hisB gene encoding imidazoleglycerol-phosphate dehydratase HisB yields the protein MKNETVGPKPLKRIEQLSVYRPGSAPNKDILRLDTNESLYAPAELMQLLASADPELINRYPNAAELESTLAQHFGLKNDQVLVTCGADDALFRTFLAMLDPEREVILPQPGFEMLDRYAQITGATTHIVPWLEGAYPTEEVLSKVNERTALIVVVSPNNPTGGTIKVNELRRISEAAPHALILLDLAYTEFADEDLTPTGLSLPNVILIRTLSKGWGLAGLRVGYAMGKTQIVDWLRAVGSPYPVSRISLFLAHYYLTQSGENVLQAQVSRVRHERESLNQLLAGYGLDIQPSQGNFVFVKTPRAQEIYEKLLEQKVSVRFFKTRPQLKHYLRITCPGNEQAYARLETAFRLVLGGNEQAKPASPIKEKNIEPAKMQSKKLDGRSAEIKRVTKETQITVRVDIDGQGKSQVQSGIGFLDHMLSALAKHSGMNISLSCVGDLEVDDHHSSEDCALALGAAIDQALGERRGIHRFGYAYAPLDEAMARAVVDFSGRPFAQISLGLGREKIGGWATENMGHFFESLATAAKATLHVNLLTGFNDHHRIEAAFKALALALREAVARREGGEIPSTKGVL from the coding sequence ATGAAAAACGAAACTGTGGGCCCAAAACCATTAAAACGTATCGAACAACTCAGCGTTTACCGACCCGGTTCAGCGCCAAACAAGGATATCCTGCGACTGGATACCAATGAAAGCCTGTACGCACCGGCTGAACTCATGCAGTTGCTTGCGAGTGCCGATCCAGAGCTTATCAATCGCTATCCGAATGCAGCCGAGCTTGAAAGCACACTGGCCCAGCACTTTGGTTTAAAAAACGACCAAGTCCTTGTGACCTGCGGCGCGGACGATGCGTTGTTTCGCACCTTTTTGGCCATGCTGGATCCTGAAAGAGAAGTGATTCTCCCTCAGCCTGGCTTTGAAATGCTTGACCGCTACGCGCAAATTACAGGTGCCACCACTCACATTGTTCCTTGGCTCGAGGGAGCTTATCCGACCGAAGAAGTGTTAAGTAAGGTCAATGAAAGAACTGCACTGATCGTCGTTGTTTCTCCAAACAATCCCACCGGTGGCACGATTAAGGTCAATGAACTACGTCGAATTTCAGAAGCGGCGCCGCATGCCTTGATTCTGCTTGATTTGGCTTACACCGAATTCGCTGATGAAGATCTCACACCCACCGGCCTTAGTCTTCCCAACGTAATTCTTATTCGCACCCTTTCAAAAGGCTGGGGTCTTGCGGGTTTGCGTGTGGGCTATGCGATGGGAAAAACGCAAATCGTCGATTGGCTTCGCGCTGTCGGAAGCCCCTATCCAGTCTCGCGCATCTCACTTTTTCTTGCCCACTACTATCTTACCCAAAGTGGCGAAAATGTGCTGCAAGCCCAGGTAAGTCGCGTAAGGCACGAGCGCGAATCGCTCAATCAGCTTTTGGCTGGCTACGGATTGGATATCCAACCTTCGCAAGGCAACTTTGTGTTTGTAAAAACACCCCGTGCTCAAGAGATCTACGAAAAGCTTCTTGAGCAAAAAGTGAGCGTGCGTTTTTTCAAAACCAGGCCTCAGCTCAAGCACTACCTTCGCATTACTTGTCCAGGTAACGAGCAAGCTTATGCAAGACTTGAAACCGCATTTCGACTGGTGCTTGGTGGAAACGAGCAAGCAAAACCAGCGTCACCGATCAAAGAGAAAAACATTGAGCCCGCGAAAATGCAAAGCAAAAAGCTTGATGGTCGTAGCGCGGAAATAAAGCGAGTGACCAAAGAAACCCAAATCACAGTGCGCGTTGATATAGACGGCCAAGGGAAGTCTCAAGTCCAAAGTGGTATTGGCTTTTTGGATCACATGCTGAGCGCTTTGGCGAAGCACAGCGGCATGAATATTTCGCTGAGTTGTGTGGGTGATCTTGAAGTCGACGATCATCACAGTTCTGAAGATTGTGCGCTGGCCTTGGGCGCAGCCATCGACCAAGCTTTGGGCGAGCGCCGCGGCATTCACCGTTTTGGTTACGCCTACGCTCCGCTTGATGAAGCTATGGCCCGTGCCGTGGTAGATTTTTCAGGCAGACCCTTTGCGCAAATCAGCTTAGGGCTTGGCCGAGAAAAGATTGGTGGCTGGGCCACGGAGAATATGGGACATTTTTTTGAGTCATTGGCCACTGCTGCCAAAGCGACACTCCATGTTAATCTACTCACTGGCTTCAATGATCATCACCGTATTGAAGCGGCATTCAAGGCCCTTGCCTTGGCTCTGCGTGAGGCAGTCGCTCGGCGTGAAGGTGGCGAGATTCCAAGCACGAAAGGTGTGTTGTGA
- the hisE gene encoding phosphoribosyl-ATP diphosphatase codes for MIIPSIDLMNGHAVQLVGGKKLKIDAGDPRPIARKFRLAGEIACIDLDAAMSQGSNESIIKDLLGMARCRVGGGIRSEETARMWLDAGASKIILGTAAVPELLRKFPKGRLMAALDAVDGEIVVEGWKKKTGVRIEERLSELAPYVGGFLITMVEREGRLGGANLEYAKKLIDAARGSEITIAGGVSSPAEIAELDALGADAQVGMALYANKMSLAAAIAAPLKSDRADGLWPTVVVSEHGDALGLAYSSAESLEQAVESQSGVYHSRKRGLWKKGETSGATQELLSVDLDCDRDALRFVVRQAGAGFCHKDTHSCWGDAHGLVSLTQVLKERMLQAPEGSYTKRLFGDAKLLNAKILEEAGELTEATELAEIVHEIADVVYFSMVKMTKHGIDLSQIEAELDRRALVLTRRPGDAKIKTKDEE; via the coding sequence ATGATTATTCCTTCGATTGATTTAATGAATGGCCATGCTGTTCAGCTTGTGGGCGGAAAAAAACTCAAAATCGATGCAGGCGATCCGCGCCCCATAGCGAGAAAATTTCGTTTAGCAGGAGAGATAGCATGCATTGATCTCGATGCAGCGATGAGTCAAGGATCGAACGAATCGATTATCAAGGACTTGCTTGGCATGGCCCGGTGTCGTGTGGGCGGCGGTATTCGCAGCGAAGAGACAGCCCGCATGTGGCTTGATGCAGGCGCATCTAAAATTATTTTAGGCACAGCGGCTGTTCCTGAGCTTTTGAGAAAGTTTCCCAAAGGGCGTTTGATGGCCGCGCTGGATGCCGTTGACGGGGAAATCGTTGTTGAAGGTTGGAAAAAGAAGACTGGCGTGCGCATCGAAGAGCGTCTTTCAGAGCTTGCGCCTTACGTGGGTGGTTTTTTAATTACCATGGTCGAGAGGGAAGGGCGCTTAGGAGGAGCGAATCTCGAGTATGCAAAAAAGCTAATCGATGCTGCGCGAGGTTCAGAAATAACGATTGCGGGTGGCGTGAGCAGTCCTGCGGAAATCGCCGAACTTGATGCCCTTGGTGCTGATGCTCAGGTGGGCATGGCGCTTTATGCAAACAAGATGTCACTTGCAGCGGCCATTGCAGCACCGCTCAAGAGTGATCGAGCGGATGGCCTTTGGCCGACTGTTGTTGTTTCGGAACATGGCGATGCTTTAGGGTTAGCTTATTCGAGCGCAGAAAGTCTCGAGCAAGCCGTAGAGAGCCAAAGCGGAGTGTATCATTCGCGCAAACGTGGGCTGTGGAAAAAAGGTGAGACTTCCGGTGCAACGCAAGAGCTTTTGTCGGTAGACCTCGATTGTGATCGCGATGCATTGCGCTTTGTCGTGCGTCAAGCGGGCGCGGGGTTTTGCCACAAGGATACACACAGCTGTTGGGGCGATGCACATGGACTTGTTTCGCTGACTCAAGTTCTTAAAGAACGTATGCTGCAGGCTCCCGAGGGCTCATACACCAAACGGCTCTTTGGCGATGCCAAGCTGCTCAATGCTAAGATTTTAGAAGAAGCCGGGGAACTGACCGAGGCGACAGAATTGGCAGAAATTGTCCATGAGATTGCCGATGTTGTCTATTTTTCGATGGTAAAAATGACAAAACATGGAATTGACCTTTCCCAGATCGAGGCCGAATTAGATCGCCGTGCGCTTGTGCTGACGCGTCGTCCGGGCGACGCTAAAATAAAAACCAAGGACGAAGAATGA
- the ngg gene encoding N-acetylglutaminylglutamine synthetase codes for MTHHDDKVPQYDTVSASDLTKAESSQEQNGRHKPVDPAEDVSLASWVKPSDSYLEQMKRNAVLECGWGRLLFGQSFSDSAELAECLLKERHGKRDLALYIRDPHVILAQAPQRLFLDPSHTFRLDLLNYGPVSQPASITIRAIEKKRDVREINRLFHLRNMVCVDEDFVWEQRHSKQLHYLLAVNPEGEVIGVVTGVDHQAVFQDPEAGSSLWTLAVDSQTPVPGVGHTLVTALATKFKELGRHYMDLSVLADNSSAIALYEKMGFYRVPVFCIKHKHNPVNERLFVEPDRVQTLNPYAEIIANEARRRGVNVEVLDADRNHLRLTYGSRSVVCWESLSELTSSIAMVRCSDKSLTSKLLGEAGLSVPEQRVVTELEPALEFLHHHKQVVVKPLHGEQGAGVSVGVSDAAALEHAIRNARLVHEKIIVERYVQGDDLRIIVIDNKVVAAAIRKPPQVIGTGKHTVGELIEKLSRRRKAATHGESKVLVDHETLRCLSEQTLSLKSVIEKNRLVTVRKTANLHTGGTIHDVTPLLHPSLADAAVKAARALSIPVVGLDFLVEAPKKAQYVIIEANERPGLANHEPQPTAERFLDFLFPMSVSKH; via the coding sequence ATGACGCATCATGACGACAAGGTTCCGCAATACGATACTGTGTCAGCATCGGATTTGACTAAGGCCGAATCCTCTCAAGAGCAGAATGGTCGGCATAAACCCGTTGACCCCGCCGAAGATGTATCGCTTGCAAGCTGGGTCAAACCGAGCGACTCGTACCTCGAGCAGATGAAACGCAATGCCGTCCTTGAGTGTGGCTGGGGGCGATTGTTGTTTGGCCAAAGCTTTTCTGATAGCGCGGAGCTTGCCGAATGTCTGCTGAAGGAACGACATGGCAAGCGTGATTTGGCACTCTACATCCGCGATCCACACGTGATACTTGCGCAAGCTCCGCAACGTTTGTTTTTGGATCCATCGCATACCTTTCGTTTGGATTTGTTGAATTACGGGCCTGTAAGTCAGCCTGCGAGTATCACCATTCGAGCTATTGAAAAAAAGCGAGACGTGAGAGAAATTAATCGACTGTTTCACTTGCGCAATATGGTCTGTGTTGATGAAGATTTCGTTTGGGAACAACGCCATTCGAAACAACTGCACTATCTGCTAGCCGTGAATCCGGAGGGAGAAGTCATCGGTGTTGTCACCGGGGTCGACCATCAAGCGGTGTTTCAAGATCCAGAAGCAGGAAGCAGCCTTTGGACTTTAGCCGTCGATTCGCAGACACCCGTTCCTGGCGTTGGGCACACGCTTGTGACAGCACTTGCTACGAAGTTTAAAGAACTTGGACGGCACTACATGGATCTTAGTGTGCTTGCAGACAACAGTTCGGCGATTGCTTTGTATGAAAAGATGGGGTTTTACCGAGTGCCGGTGTTTTGTATCAAGCACAAACACAACCCAGTGAATGAACGTTTGTTTGTTGAACCTGACAGGGTTCAAACCTTGAATCCCTATGCTGAAATTATTGCAAACGAAGCGAGGCGCCGCGGTGTGAATGTCGAAGTACTTGATGCCGATCGCAATCATCTTCGTCTAACTTACGGTAGTCGCTCGGTTGTGTGCTGGGAATCGCTGAGCGAGCTGACCTCTTCCATCGCTATGGTGCGATGCTCTGATAAAAGCCTTACCTCAAAGCTCCTCGGTGAAGCTGGGCTGTCTGTACCCGAGCAACGCGTGGTAACGGAGCTTGAACCTGCTTTGGAGTTTCTCCATCATCATAAACAGGTGGTGGTTAAACCTTTGCACGGAGAACAAGGCGCAGGTGTGTCCGTGGGCGTTTCAGATGCAGCGGCCTTGGAACACGCCATTCGGAATGCTCGTTTGGTTCATGAAAAAATTATTGTTGAACGCTACGTCCAAGGCGACGACCTACGCATCATCGTGATTGACAACAAAGTAGTTGCTGCCGCCATACGCAAGCCGCCTCAAGTCATCGGCACGGGCAAACACACCGTGGGGGAGCTTATTGAAAAACTGTCTCGTCGTCGTAAAGCAGCGACTCACGGCGAGAGCAAAGTCCTCGTGGACCACGAAACACTCCGTTGTCTTTCCGAGCAAACGCTTAGCTTAAAAAGTGTGATTGAAAAAAACCGTCTTGTTACCGTGCGTAAAACCGCCAACCTTCACACCGGCGGCACCATTCATGATGTTACACCCCTGCTTCATCCAAGCCTTGCAGATGCGGCAGTGAAGGCTGCTCGAGCACTAAGTATTCCTGTTGTCGGTTTGGATTTTCTTGTCGAAGCGCCCAAGAAAGCCCAATATGTCATTATTGAAGCCAACGAACGTCCAGGCCTTGCCAACCATGAACCACAGCCGACTGCAGAACGCTTCCTGGATTTTCTTTTTCCGATGAGTGTATCCAAGCATTAG
- a CDS encoding serine/threonine protein kinase — MSDRKTVAERRASVQERHSVPNEEEQNRLTRLSWTEKHTIGGYELVELLGVGGMGQVYLARKTGPGGFEKWVALKRIHPKFVGDPTYINMFLDEARIAASIHHPNVAQVYDLGMQGEEYYLTMEYLNGEHLASLLNKLNENGAMLDVELAAFIVAQAARGLHYAHEAKNSAGQKLELVHRDISPQNIFITYGGEVKITDFGVAHAINRISKTRTGGIKGKSPYMAPEQVLGLDMDRRADVFALGAVLWESLIGSRLFQGKTDGEILMKVAKAEIPDPKQFRPDLPQDLVSILLRALAKEPGDRFAHAQAMEEELNRFLHKRTHKVDGVVLSQQMNKMFEDERQIKDDLRVRSSQMTTASGVTALSVEADAPISHLRSAPTLKDTTRASETLEEQNVQNEGKGKTLQLAVLAVLLMGVIALFASSFFEQKPVSKHLYGTVYLQSEPSGAEVTIDQIKQPGNTPLSVKHLNTGRHQLNLRLEGFQEKQASFDLDEGNTKLRYTLVPLKPQDAKQKSQVTTRQGQAFVNILSRPWATVKINGQLAGQTPLIKHKVPSGPLVIELQAEGVGATKTLHAKSKPGQTLSFNENL, encoded by the coding sequence ATGAGTGATCGTAAAACAGTCGCTGAACGTCGCGCTTCAGTTCAAGAACGGCATTCGGTACCAAACGAGGAGGAGCAAAACAGACTCACTCGTCTTTCGTGGACAGAAAAACACACCATTGGAGGCTATGAACTCGTTGAGCTGTTGGGCGTTGGTGGAATGGGACAAGTGTATTTGGCTCGCAAAACCGGGCCTGGCGGCTTTGAGAAATGGGTTGCGCTAAAACGTATCCATCCTAAATTCGTAGGGGATCCGACCTATATCAACATGTTTTTGGATGAAGCACGGATTGCGGCATCGATTCACCATCCCAATGTTGCGCAAGTCTACGATCTTGGCATGCAGGGTGAAGAATACTACCTGACGATGGAATACCTTAACGGTGAGCACCTAGCTTCGTTGCTAAACAAGCTCAACGAAAACGGTGCGATGCTTGATGTTGAGTTAGCTGCTTTCATTGTTGCTCAAGCTGCTCGAGGCCTGCACTACGCCCATGAAGCAAAAAACTCAGCAGGACAAAAGCTAGAACTTGTCCATCGTGACATTTCACCTCAGAACATATTTATTACCTATGGCGGCGAAGTGAAGATTACGGACTTTGGCGTAGCACACGCCATTAACCGAATTTCGAAAACACGCACCGGAGGTATCAAGGGCAAAAGCCCATACATGGCACCAGAGCAAGTACTCGGGCTCGACATGGATCGTCGTGCGGACGTTTTTGCATTGGGGGCAGTTCTCTGGGAATCTTTAATCGGTAGCCGCTTGTTTCAAGGAAAAACGGATGGCGAGATCTTGATGAAGGTAGCCAAAGCCGAGATTCCTGATCCCAAACAATTTCGGCCGGATCTCCCCCAGGATCTGGTAAGTATCTTATTACGCGCCTTAGCCAAAGAGCCCGGCGACCGTTTTGCGCACGCGCAAGCGATGGAAGAAGAGCTCAACCGGTTTTTACACAAGCGTACCCATAAAGTTGACGGCGTAGTGCTCTCTCAACAGATGAATAAAATGTTTGAAGACGAGCGCCAAATCAAGGACGACCTTCGAGTTCGGAGTTCGCAAATGACCACGGCCTCCGGAGTGACTGCCCTCTCTGTCGAAGCAGATGCTCCTATTTCCCATCTTCGATCAGCTCCAACACTTAAGGACACGACACGCGCCTCAGAAACACTCGAAGAGCAAAACGTGCAAAATGAAGGAAAAGGAAAGACCCTGCAGCTTGCAGTGCTGGCGGTCTTGCTCATGGGAGTAATAGCTCTGTTTGCCAGTTCTTTTTTTGAACAAAAGCCAGTTTCAAAACATCTCTATGGCACGGTCTACCTGCAAAGTGAACCAAGCGGAGCCGAGGTCACCATTGATCAGATCAAGCAACCCGGAAACACCCCCTTATCCGTCAAGCACCTTAACACGGGAAGGCATCAACTAAATCTGAGACTCGAAGGCTTCCAAGAAAAGCAAGCGAGCTTTGATCTTGACGAAGGAAACACAAAGCTTCGTTATACTCTGGTTCCACTGAAGCCCCAGGATGCCAAACAAAAATCTCAAGTGACAACTCGCCAAGGTCAGGCTTTTGTCAACATCCTTAGTCGACCATGGGCCACTGTAAAAATTAATGGACAGCTTGCAGGACAAACTCCTCTAATTAAGCACAAAGTTCCTTCTGGCCCCTTGGTGATTGAGTTGCAAGCAGAAGGAGTGGGCGCAACCAAAACGCTCCACGCAAAAAGCAAACCGGGACAAACCTTGTCGTTCAATGAGAACCTATGA
- the hisF gene encoding imidazole glycerol phosphate synthase subunit HisF, translating to MLTVRIIPCLDVNAGRVVKGVKFSGLRDAGSPSELSALYEAQGADELVMLDVSATPEGRGTQVETIKDIRANMALPLTVGGGVRSLSDAEGLLAAGADKVSVNTAAVLRPEILSELSNQFGRQCTVLAIDAAKKSDDVWEVVVHSGKERTGGDAIAWAKRAEELGVGEILLTSWDRDGTRSGYDLELMQALSSAVGIPVIASGGAASSAHMIDALKAGADAVLAASIFQDGEYTVGQIKAELRDAGLKVRL from the coding sequence ATGTTAACCGTACGCATTATTCCCTGCCTAGACGTCAATGCCGGTCGCGTTGTCAAAGGCGTAAAGTTTTCCGGACTACGCGATGCAGGCTCGCCGTCTGAGCTTTCTGCTCTTTACGAAGCGCAAGGTGCAGATGAGCTCGTGATGTTAGATGTTTCGGCTACGCCTGAGGGACGGGGCACGCAAGTGGAAACAATTAAGGACATCCGTGCGAATATGGCATTGCCACTTACGGTCGGCGGCGGCGTGCGTTCTCTTAGCGATGCCGAAGGCCTGCTGGCCGCGGGCGCCGATAAAGTAAGCGTCAACACAGCCGCTGTGTTGCGCCCAGAAATTCTAAGCGAGCTTTCAAATCAGTTTGGACGACAATGTACAGTCCTTGCAATTGATGCCGCGAAAAAAAGCGATGACGTTTGGGAAGTGGTGGTTCACTCCGGCAAAGAGCGCACCGGTGGCGATGCGATAGCATGGGCCAAGCGCGCCGAAGAACTCGGGGTAGGCGAGATACTGCTCACCAGTTGGGATCGTGACGGCACGCGTTCAGGTTACGATCTGGAGCTTATGCAAGCGCTAAGTTCTGCGGTGGGCATTCCTGTGATTGCATCCGGCGGCGCAGCAAGTTCAGCGCATATGATTGATGCGCTCAAAGCTGGCGCCGATGCTGTGCTTGCGGCTTCTATCTTTCAGGACGGTGAATATACCGTTGGACAAATTAAAGCGGAGCTACGTGATGCGGGGCTTAAGGTGCGTTTATGA
- the hisD gene encoding histidinol dehydrogenase: MTEWLKRATPEQLSQQRLDLVDPKTLQSVSAIMEEVRKGGDEAVRKYALRFGDLQADDALVISRAELEQALKHISANERALLERTAARIQAFADLQRHAIKEVSTRVPGGTAGHSVSPMDSAGCYAPAGRHPLPSSVLMTAITARVAGVKQVWVASPKPSVLTKAAAAIAGADALLAVGGAQAIAALAYGTQSVPRCDAIVGPGNRWVTAAKKLASGQVAIDMLAGPSELVVLADRSSSPQLLAADLLAQAEHDSDAQVILVSLDEAIFDEVNRELGVQLRDLPTAETAKQALSHSFSVLAKDEAQAIEICDALAPEHLQLSVRDPEPYRKKLRHYGALFSGIAGAEVFGDYGAGPNHVLPTSGTARITGGLSVLNFLRVRTWLHLDDTRGVATLAKDATDFARLEGLEAHARAAELRYQNSR, from the coding sequence ATGACGGAATGGCTCAAACGCGCAACGCCCGAGCAGCTAAGCCAGCAACGCCTCGATCTGGTGGACCCGAAAACACTCCAAAGTGTATCGGCAATCATGGAGGAAGTGCGCAAGGGCGGTGATGAGGCCGTAAGGAAGTACGCCCTTCGTTTTGGCGACTTGCAAGCGGATGATGCTTTGGTGATCTCACGAGCAGAACTTGAACAGGCCTTGAAACATATCAGTGCGAATGAACGCGCTTTGCTTGAGCGTACGGCTGCACGCATTCAAGCCTTCGCTGACCTTCAACGTCATGCGATTAAGGAAGTAAGCACTCGTGTGCCGGGCGGAACAGCTGGTCATAGTGTAAGTCCGATGGATAGCGCCGGCTGCTACGCTCCTGCCGGCAGGCATCCTCTGCCCTCATCGGTGCTTATGACAGCCATTACCGCGCGGGTAGCAGGGGTAAAGCAAGTCTGGGTCGCTTCGCCTAAACCTTCTGTTTTAACCAAGGCTGCGGCGGCCATTGCGGGTGCTGATGCTCTGCTTGCTGTGGGCGGCGCTCAAGCCATTGCTGCTTTGGCTTACGGAACTCAAAGCGTCCCACGATGCGATGCGATTGTCGGTCCTGGCAACCGTTGGGTTACCGCAGCGAAGAAACTCGCCTCAGGACAAGTTGCCATTGATATGCTGGCTGGGCCTTCGGAGCTCGTCGTACTGGCCGATCGCTCCTCAAGTCCGCAGCTACTTGCTGCTGATTTGCTTGCGCAAGCTGAACACGACTCTGATGCGCAAGTCATTCTTGTTAGTTTAGATGAAGCGATTTTTGATGAAGTGAATCGGGAGCTCGGCGTGCAGCTCCGGGATTTGCCGACTGCAGAGACAGCCAAACAGGCGCTTTCGCATAGTTTTTCTGTGTTGGCCAAAGATGAAGCACAGGCCATCGAGATTTGTGACGCGCTTGCGCCAGAGCATTTGCAGCTGTCTGTTCGAGATCCTGAACCCTACCGAAAGAAACTACGTCACTACGGTGCCTTGTTTAGTGGCATTGCCGGAGCCGAAGTCTTTGGTGATTACGGCGCAGGCCCCAATCACGTATTGCCCACTTCGGGCACCGCACGCATCACCGGAGGTTTGTCGGTCTTAAACTTCTTGCGGGTTCGCACTTGGCTTCACTTGGATGACACCCGCGGCGTCGCCACCCTTGCTAAAGATGCGACTGATTTTGCTCGGCTCGAAGGCCTCGAAGCCCACGCCCGTGCGGCCGAGCTTCGTTATCAAAACTCGCGATAA
- the hisG gene encoding ATP phosphoribosyltransferase, producing the protein MTQNSIKTTSLRLALPKGRMSEGVRGLLADAGIRLRIGERGYRPSISMPGFECKILKPQTIIEMLHAGSRDIGFAGADWVAELGANLVDLLDTGFDPVRLVAAAPSGLIRDGKLPNQSLVVASEYPKLTQAWMKKQPMPMKFVRSYGATEVFPPEDADCIIDITQSGDTLRANGLHIVDELMLSSTRLYANPDALKVPEKKQAIDNFVLLLRSVIEARGRVMVELNVSEANLERLIEILPCMREPTMARLHGDAGYAVRAAVPKKDLPTLIPELKQRGGTDIVVTRLNQIVP; encoded by the coding sequence ATGACACAAAACTCAATAAAAACAACTTCTCTGCGACTGGCGTTGCCCAAAGGCCGCATGTCCGAAGGCGTACGTGGTCTGCTGGCCGATGCGGGTATTCGTTTGCGCATTGGTGAGCGCGGCTACCGGCCCAGTATTTCCATGCCAGGTTTTGAATGCAAGATTCTAAAACCGCAAACTATCATCGAGATGCTGCATGCCGGATCCCGCGATATTGGTTTCGCAGGGGCCGACTGGGTTGCTGAGCTTGGCGCAAACCTTGTTGATCTTTTAGATACTGGATTTGATCCCGTGCGTCTCGTTGCAGCGGCACCTTCGGGGCTTATTCGCGATGGCAAACTACCCAATCAATCGCTGGTAGTAGCTTCGGAGTATCCGAAACTGACCCAAGCTTGGATGAAGAAACAGCCAATGCCAATGAAGTTTGTGCGCTCCTATGGCGCTACCGAGGTTTTCCCGCCGGAAGATGCCGACTGCATCATTGATATTACCCAATCTGGCGATACGCTTCGTGCCAATGGTTTGCACATTGTAGATGAACTCATGCTTTCTTCGACCAGGCTTTACGCGAACCCCGATGCGTTGAAGGTTCCGGAAAAGAAACAAGCGATTGATAATTTTGTTTTGCTGCTTCGTTCAGTCATCGAGGCTCGAGGCCGTGTGATGGTCGAACTCAACGTCTCAGAAGCCAATCTTGAGCGGCTGATCGAGATCCTGCCTTGCATGCGTGAACCCACCATGGCGCGTTTGCACGGTGATGCAGGCTATGCTGTGCGCGCTGCCGTGCCTAAAAAAGATCTTCCTACATTGATACCCGAACTGAAACAACGCGGTGGCACTGACATTGTGGTGACACGTTTAAACCAAATCGTACCGTAG